In Drosophila subpulchrella strain 33 F10 #4 breed RU33 chromosome 3R, RU_Dsub_v1.1 Primary Assembly, whole genome shotgun sequence, the following are encoded in one genomic region:
- the LOC119548421 gene encoding pre-mRNA-processing factor 39 isoform X4, giving the protein MHVKAHHGEDEQFIRAQYERAVVACGLEFRSDKLWDAYIRWENESKRYNRVVQIYDRLLAIPTQGYNGHFDNFQDVINQHAITSTIENEELIRLRKEFHERQQSKSSKSSSKHRRDSSSSKDKDKESKEKRESGGGGGGAGKSPKDTSETHVDESDSTTDLTESESPPAAPKAALQIDFSDLSTLNDEEVASIKDRAISARRKIHKVTVNAVTARWSFEEGIKRPYFHVKPLERAQLKNWKDYLDFEIEKGDRQRVLVLFERCLIACALYDEFWLKMLRYLESLEDQSGVIDLMRDVYRRACRIHHPDKPSLHLMWAAFEECQLNFDAAAEVLERIEQRCPNLLQLAYRRINVERRRGALDKCRELYKHYIESTKNKGIAGSLAIKYARFLNKICNDLDGGVAALQQALERDPANTRVALQMIDLCLQRPKVDEQEVVQIMDKFMARADIEADQKVLFAQRKVEFLEDFGSTAKGLQDAQRALQQALTKANEAQKKGDSSPSRKNSSAGSKEGAPPSGSSSSAVAYNNGGSAAAGYNYGAANAYYGQQNAGGGPYPPQPPQQQASYDSYYNQWGFGPGGASGSSSGGYNYGQWSGYGNYY; this is encoded by the exons ATGCACGTAAAGGCCCATCATGGAGAGGACGAGCAGTTCATCCGTGCCCAGTACGAGCGAGCGGTGGTGGCATGTGGCCTGGAGTTCCGTTCGGACAAGCTCTGGGATGCCTACATTCGCTGGGAGAACGAGTCGAAGCGCTACAATCGCGTAGTCCAGATCTACGACAGGCTACTAGCCATACCCACCCAAGGCTATAATGGCCACTTTGACAA TTTCCAGGATGTGATCAATCAACATGCTATAACCAGCACAATTGAGAACGAGGAGCTGATCCGTCTGCGCAAAGAATTTCACGAGCGTCAGCAGAGTAAATCCTCCAAGTCTTCGTCCAAACATCGACGCGACAGTAGCAGCAGCAAGGACAAGGACAAGGAGTCCAAGGAGAAGCGCGAATctggcggcggcggtggcgggGCTGGTAAGTCGCCAAAAGATACTAGTGAAACTCATGTAGATGAATCAGATAGTACTACCGATCTGACCGAAAGCGAGTCACCGCCTGCAGCTCCAAAGGCGGCGCTTCAGATCGATTTCAGTGATCTTAGCACGCTGAACGACGAGGAGGTAGCTAGCATCAAGGACAGGGCAATTTCCGCTCGCCGCAAGATTCACAAAGTGACTGTGAACGCAGTCACCGCACGCTGGTCCTTCGAGGAGGGCATCAAGCGTCCATACTTCCATGTGAAGCCCCTCGAACGAGCACAGCTCAAGAACTGGAAAGACTACCTAGACTTTGAAATTGAAAAGGGCGATCGTCAACGTGTCCTGGTTCTCTTTGAGCGATGCCTAATCGCCTGCGCTTTGTACGACGAGTTCTGGCTGAAAATGCTGCGTTATCTGGAGTCTTTGGAAGACCAGAGTGGGGTTATTGATCTTATGCGCGATGTTTACCGTCGAGCCTGTCGCATTCATCATCCGGACAAGCCCAGTCTGCATCTTATGTGGGCCGCCTTCGAGGAGTGTCAGCTGAACTTTGATGCCGCCGCCGAAGTTTTGGAGCGCATCGAGCAGCGTTGTCCCAATCTCCTGCAGCTCGCCTATCGCCGGATCAATGTGGAGCGACGTCGGGGAGCGCTGGACAAGTGTCGCGAGCTGTACAAGCACTATATAGAGAGTACAAAGAACAAGGGCATTGCCGGCAGTCTGGCCATCAAGTATGCCCGTTTCCTCAACAAAATCTGCAATGATCTCGATGGCGGAGTGGCTGCTCTGCAGCAAGCGCTGGAACGTGATCCGGCCAATACTCGTGTGGCCCTGCAGATGATTGATTTGTGCCTGCAGCGACCGAAGGTAGATGAGCAGGAGGTGGTCCAGATTATGGATAAGTTTATGGCCCGAGCGGACATCGAAGCCGATCAGAAGGTCCTGTTTGCCCAGCGTAAGGTCGAGTTCCTCGAGGACTTTGGCAGCACTGCCAAGGGTCTGCAAGATGCCCAGCGCGCCCTGCAGCAGGCTCTGACCAAAGCCAACGAAGCTCAAAAGAAGGG TGATAGCAGTCCCAGTCGCAAAAACTCGTCAGCAGGCAGCAAGGAAGGTGCTCCCCCCTCCGGATCATCGTCCTCGGCGGTTGCCTACAACAATGGTGGATCGGCAGCCGCAGGCTACAACTATGGAGCAGCCAATGCCTACTACGGCCAGCAGAATGCCGGAGGAGGTCCTTATCCCCCGCAGCCGCCGCAGCAGCAGGCGTCGTACGACTCGTACTACAATCAGTGGGGCTTCGGACCAGGAGGTGCCAGCGGCAGTAGTAGTGGTGGCTACAACTACGGCCAATGGAGCGGCTATGGCAATTACTATTGA
- the LOC119548441 gene encoding DDB1- and CUL4-associated factor 10 homolog has product MERYLSRRESGFHIHRSDDNFVMRRIYSSMNMFNSYHANCKPTEAGRTGAIFNLEFNADGNVVVAATERKCVLVFDAITQKEIFKVPDAHTDSVNCIKFFDERLFATGSDDFTVALWDLRNMKQKLRVLHGHSNWVKNIEYSSKDKLLVSSGFDGSIFTWDINSQTEQGLISQRVFHASGLMRCRISPTGDKLVLCTSGGYIMIIHHLDLTTLHKDLCGFRPGIYRLMQLGEQYIPQAAKYDHVFSKRQKKNRVELVTDFPENNDAEMIMALQIHPHCRCMLTRNVSCDEQSEWTCIHDINEEPMRSDDEQEEVEPQPKRKRTTTLANRSALNEPAQDQDTDGLPPRQPRRPMRMGTVQVYHLDNAGAGRVAAGTASVSTRTDTFIPDIWAAEVTVQERAIRQNRARNSNNHVSGYNFVYAISSGVLPLRPSVASRLMVNSSSPRLLTTPPPTEGNQSSSSSSSSSSSNSSSSSSSSTNSDTTVRLEIGQRLRLRPFMAAAATSKENGHSILVNAKKLLYYAAETNTKPGFIKEPGFSADGRIVCSPYGNGVRLLGYSDDCCDYPRCQAFEEVKREPRKLVELAKITEHQDVVLCAKFSPREPLLVTGCNGGEVTWYRPNL; this is encoded by the exons ATGGAGCGGTACTTGAGCCGCCGCGAAAGTGGCTTCCACATCCACCGGAGCGACGACAACTTCGTGATGCGGCGTATATACAGCTCGATGAACATGTTCAATAGCTACCACGCCAACTGCAAGCCCACGGAGGCGGGTCGCACCGGGGCCATCTTCAACCTGGAGTTCAATGCCGATGGCAACGTGGTGGTGGCCGCCACGGAGAGGAAGTGCGTACTCGTCTTCGACGCCATCACACAGAAGGAGATCTTCAAGGTCCCGGACGCCCACACGGATAGTGTCAATTGCATCAA ATTCTTCGACGAGCGTCTCTTCGCCACGGGCTCTGACGACTTCACGGTGGCCCTTTGGGATCTGCGGAACATGAAGCAGAAGCTTCGCGTTCTCCACGGCCACTCCAACTGGGTGAAGAACATCGAGTACTCCTCCAAGGACAAGCTGCTCGTCAGCTCCGGCTTCGATGGCAGCATCTTCACCTGGGACATCAACTCGCAGACGGAACAGGGCCTGATCTCGCAGAGAGTTTTCCATGCCAGCGGTCTGATGCGTTGTCGGATTTCGCCCACGGGCGACAAGTTGGTGCTCTGCACAAGCGGTGGCTACATCATGATCATCCACCACCTCGATCTCACCACGCTGCACAAGGATCTTTGCGGATTCAGG CCCGGTATCTACCGACTGATGCAGTTGGGCGAGCAGTACATACCACAGGCTGCCAAGTACGACCATGTGTTTTCCAAGCGCCAGAAGAAAAACCGCGTGGAACTGGTCACCGACTTTCCAGAGAACAACGACGCCGAGATGATCATGGCCTTGCAGATTCACCCGCACTGTCGCTGCATGCTGACCAGAAATGTCAGCTGCGACGAGCAGAGCGAGTGGACCTGCATCCATGACATCAACGAAGAGCCGATGCGGAGCGATGACGAGCAGGAAGAGGTGGAGCCGCAGCCCAAGAGGAAGCGCACGACAACGCTCGCCAATCGCAGCGCGTTGAATGAACCCGCACAGGACCAGGATACGGATGGACTGCCACCCAGACAGCCACGGAGACCCATGCGCATGGGGACTGTTCAGGTGTATCACCTGGATAACGCAGGAGCAGGACGAGTGGCTGCTGGCACTGCCTCGGTGTCGACGCGTACGGATACCTTTATACCCGACATCTGGGCGGCGGAGGTAACAGTCCAGGAGCGGGCCATCCGCCAGAACAGGGCACGAAACTCAAACAATCACGTGAGCGGCTATAACTTTGTGTACGCCATCAGCAGCGGAGTGCTCCCGCTGCGACCCTCGGTGGCCAGTCGCCTGATGGTGAACAGCAGCAGTCCCCGCCTGCTGACCACGCCACCGCCCACGGAGGGCAAtcagagcagcagcagcagcagcagtagctCCAGTAGCAATAgttccagcagcagcagctccagCACCAACAGCGACACCACCGTCCGGTTAGAGATCGGCCAACGGCTGCGCCTGCGACCCTTCATGGCGGCAGCGGCAACCTCCAAGGAGAATGGCCACTCAATACTGGTGAATGCCAAGAAGCTCCTTTATTACGCCGCCGAGACGAACACCAAACCGGGCTTCATCAAGGAGCCGGGATTCTCGGCGGACGGTCGGATCGTTTGCTCTCCCTACGGCAACGGCGTGCGACTCCTGGGCTACAGTGATGATTGCTGCGACTATCCTAGATGCCAAGCATTTGAGGAGGTAAAACGCGAGCCGCGGAAGCTAGTCGAGCTCGCCAAGATTACCGAGCACCAGGACGTCGTGCTGTGCGCCAAGTTCAGCCCCAGGGAGCCGCTCCTCGTGACCGGCTGCAATGGCGGCGAGGTAACCTGGTATAGACCCAATCTTTAG
- the LOC119548421 gene encoding pre-mRNA-processing factor 39 isoform X3, producing the protein MASEENVVMESPGRRTRSGRKAAPPAASLPTRSTRRTSKRNAQVSDHEEEPEEQAAEVIMILDDEEPSATEEAPALEPQFEETQLQLDDDVEMLTPAETGGVDEKSSSFPFGTVAEQHSETSDDIKESRGQAGVDTLLASMAGDNANSLPSVGGNDESDNAKKADFEYNVEALQPQAEKLNSSEDSSSHHAIAEDLADEADTSNATIVNTEIISEDELPPPSKPEINDAEEVSDEELPAPQRAELPADAEVISEDELPTHNNNNTASEPKAAVKRKAEEETDKSTEDKETISAETSTKEKSEEQYNPGSPTSESNDAQPLEKKVKVDESLPKDKKKEKERDKDKDKEPEKNKEKDNEKEKERKKLPDLDKYWRAVKEDVTDFTGWTYLLQYVDSESDAEAAREAYDTFLSHYPYCYGYWRKYADYEKRKGIKANCYKVFERGLEAIPLSVDLWIHYLMHVKAHHGEDEQFIRAQYERAVVACGLEFRSDKLWDAYIRWENESKRYNRVVQIYDRLLAIPTQGYNGHFDNFQDVINQHAITSTIENEELIRLRKEFHERQQSKSSKSSSKHRRDSSSSKDKDKESKEKRESGGGGGGAVLPI; encoded by the exons ATGGCGTCAGAGGAAAACGTTGTTATGGAAAGTCCAG GTCGCCGCACACGTTCTGGTCGCAAGGCCGCACCACCGGCTGCATCGCTACCGACGAGAAGCACCCGACGCACATCCAAGCGGAACGCGCAG GTAAGTGACCACGAAGAGGAACCTGAAGAGCAGGCTGCTGAGGTGATCATGATTCTGGATGATGAGGAGCCCTCGGCCACCGAAGAGGCACCCGCTTTGGAGCCCCAGTTTGAGGAGACACAGCTTCAGCTGGACGACGACGTGGAGATGCTCACGCCCGCTGAAACCGGCGGCGTAGATGAAAAGAGCTCTTCCTTTCCGTTTGGCACGGTGGCGGAGCAACATTCAGAGACTAGCGATGACATCAAGGAGAGTCGCGGTCAGGCTGGCGTGGACACACTTCTGGCTTCCATGGCCGGCGACAATGCCAATAGTTTGCCCTCCGTGGGTGGAAACGATGAGAGTGACAACGCCAAGAAGGCGGACTTTGAGTACAATGTGGAGGCCCTGCAGCCTCAGGCAGAGAAACTGAATTCGTCCGAGGACTCTAGCTCACACCATGCAATAGCCGAGGATCTGGCCGATGAGGCGGACACAAGCAATGCCACCATTGTCAACACAGAGATAATCTCCGAGGATGAACTTCCTCCGCCCAGCAAGCCGGAGATCAACGATGCCGAGGAAGTGTCGGACGAAGAGCTGCCGGCCCCGCAGCGAGCTGAGTTGCCAGCGGATGCCGAGGTAATCTCCGAGGATGAGCTGCCCACCcataataacaataacacCGCCAGCGAGCCCAAGGCTGCAGTGAAACGCAAGGCGGAAGAAGAAACCGATAAGAGCACTGAAGATAAGGAAACGATCAGCGCTGAAACGAGCACAAAGGAAAAGTCTGAAGAGCAGTATAATCCGGGAAGTCCCACGTCAGAGAGCAACGATGCCCAGCCCTTGGAGAAAAAAGTCAAGGTTGATG AATCCCTACCCAAAGACAAGAAGAAGGAAAAAGAGCGCGATAAGGATAAAGATAAGGAGCCGGAGAAAAACAAAGAGAAAGATAATGAGAAGGAGAAGGAGCGCAAAAAGCTGCCGGACCTAGATAAATACTGGAGGGCAGTCAAAGAGGACGTCACCGACTTTACCGGCTGGACGTACTTACTGCAATATGTGGACAGTGAG tCTGATGCGGAGGCTGCTCGCGAGGCCTACGACACATTCCTGTCCCACTATCCCTACTGCTATGGCTACTGGCGCAAGTACGCCGACTACGAGAAGCGCAAGGGCATCAAGGCCAACTGCTACAAG GTCTTTGAGCGCGGCCTGGAGGCGATACCGCTGTCGGTGGATCTTTGGATCCACTACCTGATGCACGTAAAGGCCCATCATGGAGAGGACGAGCAGTTCATCCGTGCCCAGTACGAGCGAGCGGTGGTGGCATGTGGCCTGGAGTTCCGTTCGGACAAGCTCTGGGATGCCTACATTCGCTGGGAGAACGAGTCGAAGCGCTACAATCGCGTAGTCCAGATCTACGACAGGCTACTAGCCATACCCACCCAAGGCTATAATGGCCACTTTGACAA TTTCCAGGATGTGATCAATCAACATGCTATAACCAGCACAATTGAGAACGAGGAGCTGATCCGTCTGCGCAAAGAATTTCACGAGCGTCAGCAGAGTAAATCCTCCAAGTCTTCGTCCAAACATCGACGCGACAGTAGCAGCAGCAAGGACAAGGACAAGGAGTCCAAGGAGAAGCGCGAATctggcggcggcggtggcgggGCTG TACTACCGATCTGA
- the LOC119548421 gene encoding pre-mRNA-processing factor 39 isoform X1 — protein sequence MASEENVVMESPGRRTRSGRKAAPPAASLPTRSTRRTSKRNAQVSDHEEEPEEQAAEVIMILDDEEPSATEEAPALEPQFEETQLQLDDDVEMLTPAETGGVDEKSSSFPFGTVAEQHSETSDDIKESRGQAGVDTLLASMAGDNANSLPSVGGNDESDNAKKADFEYNVEALQPQAEKLNSSEDSSSHHAIAEDLADEADTSNATIVNTEIISEDELPPPSKPEINDAEEVSDEELPAPQRAELPADAEVISEDELPTHNNNNTASEPKAAVKRKAEEETDKSTEDKETISAETSTKEKSEEQYNPGSPTSESNDAQPLEKKVKVDESLPKDKKKEKERDKDKDKEPEKNKEKDNEKEKERKKLPDLDKYWRAVKEDVTDFTGWTYLLQYVDSESDAEAAREAYDTFLSHYPYCYGYWRKYADYEKRKGIKANCYKVFERGLEAIPLSVDLWIHYLMHVKAHHGEDEQFIRAQYERAVVACGLEFRSDKLWDAYIRWENESKRYNRVVQIYDRLLAIPTQGYNGHFDNFQDVINQHAITSTIENEELIRLRKEFHERQQSKSSKSSSKHRRDSSSSKDKDKESKEKRESGGGGGGAGKSPKDTSETHVDESDSTTDLTESESPPAAPKAALQIDFSDLSTLNDEEVASIKDRAISARRKIHKVTVNAVTARWSFEEGIKRPYFHVKPLERAQLKNWKDYLDFEIEKGDRQRVLVLFERCLIACALYDEFWLKMLRYLESLEDQSGVIDLMRDVYRRACRIHHPDKPSLHLMWAAFEECQLNFDAAAEVLERIEQRCPNLLQLAYRRINVERRRGALDKCRELYKHYIESTKNKGIAGSLAIKYARFLNKICNDLDGGVAALQQALERDPANTRVALQMIDLCLQRPKVDEQEVVQIMDKFMARADIEADQKVLFAQRKVEFLEDFGSTAKGLQDAQRALQQALTKANEAQKKGDSSPSRKNSSAGSKEGAPPSGSSSSAVAYNNGGSAAAGYNYGAANAYYGQQNAGGGPYPPQPPQQQASYDSYYNQWGFGPGGASGSSSGGYNYGQWSGYGNYY from the exons ATGGCGTCAGAGGAAAACGTTGTTATGGAAAGTCCAG GTCGCCGCACACGTTCTGGTCGCAAGGCCGCACCACCGGCTGCATCGCTACCGACGAGAAGCACCCGACGCACATCCAAGCGGAACGCGCAG GTAAGTGACCACGAAGAGGAACCTGAAGAGCAGGCTGCTGAGGTGATCATGATTCTGGATGATGAGGAGCCCTCGGCCACCGAAGAGGCACCCGCTTTGGAGCCCCAGTTTGAGGAGACACAGCTTCAGCTGGACGACGACGTGGAGATGCTCACGCCCGCTGAAACCGGCGGCGTAGATGAAAAGAGCTCTTCCTTTCCGTTTGGCACGGTGGCGGAGCAACATTCAGAGACTAGCGATGACATCAAGGAGAGTCGCGGTCAGGCTGGCGTGGACACACTTCTGGCTTCCATGGCCGGCGACAATGCCAATAGTTTGCCCTCCGTGGGTGGAAACGATGAGAGTGACAACGCCAAGAAGGCGGACTTTGAGTACAATGTGGAGGCCCTGCAGCCTCAGGCAGAGAAACTGAATTCGTCCGAGGACTCTAGCTCACACCATGCAATAGCCGAGGATCTGGCCGATGAGGCGGACACAAGCAATGCCACCATTGTCAACACAGAGATAATCTCCGAGGATGAACTTCCTCCGCCCAGCAAGCCGGAGATCAACGATGCCGAGGAAGTGTCGGACGAAGAGCTGCCGGCCCCGCAGCGAGCTGAGTTGCCAGCGGATGCCGAGGTAATCTCCGAGGATGAGCTGCCCACCcataataacaataacacCGCCAGCGAGCCCAAGGCTGCAGTGAAACGCAAGGCGGAAGAAGAAACCGATAAGAGCACTGAAGATAAGGAAACGATCAGCGCTGAAACGAGCACAAAGGAAAAGTCTGAAGAGCAGTATAATCCGGGAAGTCCCACGTCAGAGAGCAACGATGCCCAGCCCTTGGAGAAAAAAGTCAAGGTTGATG AATCCCTACCCAAAGACAAGAAGAAGGAAAAAGAGCGCGATAAGGATAAAGATAAGGAGCCGGAGAAAAACAAAGAGAAAGATAATGAGAAGGAGAAGGAGCGCAAAAAGCTGCCGGACCTAGATAAATACTGGAGGGCAGTCAAAGAGGACGTCACCGACTTTACCGGCTGGACGTACTTACTGCAATATGTGGACAGTGAG tCTGATGCGGAGGCTGCTCGCGAGGCCTACGACACATTCCTGTCCCACTATCCCTACTGCTATGGCTACTGGCGCAAGTACGCCGACTACGAGAAGCGCAAGGGCATCAAGGCCAACTGCTACAAG GTCTTTGAGCGCGGCCTGGAGGCGATACCGCTGTCGGTGGATCTTTGGATCCACTACCTGATGCACGTAAAGGCCCATCATGGAGAGGACGAGCAGTTCATCCGTGCCCAGTACGAGCGAGCGGTGGTGGCATGTGGCCTGGAGTTCCGTTCGGACAAGCTCTGGGATGCCTACATTCGCTGGGAGAACGAGTCGAAGCGCTACAATCGCGTAGTCCAGATCTACGACAGGCTACTAGCCATACCCACCCAAGGCTATAATGGCCACTTTGACAA TTTCCAGGATGTGATCAATCAACATGCTATAACCAGCACAATTGAGAACGAGGAGCTGATCCGTCTGCGCAAAGAATTTCACGAGCGTCAGCAGAGTAAATCCTCCAAGTCTTCGTCCAAACATCGACGCGACAGTAGCAGCAGCAAGGACAAGGACAAGGAGTCCAAGGAGAAGCGCGAATctggcggcggcggtggcgggGCTGGTAAGTCGCCAAAAGATACTAGTGAAACTCATGTAGATGAATCAGATAGTACTACCGATCTGACCGAAAGCGAGTCACCGCCTGCAGCTCCAAAGGCGGCGCTTCAGATCGATTTCAGTGATCTTAGCACGCTGAACGACGAGGAGGTAGCTAGCATCAAGGACAGGGCAATTTCCGCTCGCCGCAAGATTCACAAAGTGACTGTGAACGCAGTCACCGCACGCTGGTCCTTCGAGGAGGGCATCAAGCGTCCATACTTCCATGTGAAGCCCCTCGAACGAGCACAGCTCAAGAACTGGAAAGACTACCTAGACTTTGAAATTGAAAAGGGCGATCGTCAACGTGTCCTGGTTCTCTTTGAGCGATGCCTAATCGCCTGCGCTTTGTACGACGAGTTCTGGCTGAAAATGCTGCGTTATCTGGAGTCTTTGGAAGACCAGAGTGGGGTTATTGATCTTATGCGCGATGTTTACCGTCGAGCCTGTCGCATTCATCATCCGGACAAGCCCAGTCTGCATCTTATGTGGGCCGCCTTCGAGGAGTGTCAGCTGAACTTTGATGCCGCCGCCGAAGTTTTGGAGCGCATCGAGCAGCGTTGTCCCAATCTCCTGCAGCTCGCCTATCGCCGGATCAATGTGGAGCGACGTCGGGGAGCGCTGGACAAGTGTCGCGAGCTGTACAAGCACTATATAGAGAGTACAAAGAACAAGGGCATTGCCGGCAGTCTGGCCATCAAGTATGCCCGTTTCCTCAACAAAATCTGCAATGATCTCGATGGCGGAGTGGCTGCTCTGCAGCAAGCGCTGGAACGTGATCCGGCCAATACTCGTGTGGCCCTGCAGATGATTGATTTGTGCCTGCAGCGACCGAAGGTAGATGAGCAGGAGGTGGTCCAGATTATGGATAAGTTTATGGCCCGAGCGGACATCGAAGCCGATCAGAAGGTCCTGTTTGCCCAGCGTAAGGTCGAGTTCCTCGAGGACTTTGGCAGCACTGCCAAGGGTCTGCAAGATGCCCAGCGCGCCCTGCAGCAGGCTCTGACCAAAGCCAACGAAGCTCAAAAGAAGGG TGATAGCAGTCCCAGTCGCAAAAACTCGTCAGCAGGCAGCAAGGAAGGTGCTCCCCCCTCCGGATCATCGTCCTCGGCGGTTGCCTACAACAATGGTGGATCGGCAGCCGCAGGCTACAACTATGGAGCAGCCAATGCCTACTACGGCCAGCAGAATGCCGGAGGAGGTCCTTATCCCCCGCAGCCGCCGCAGCAGCAGGCGTCGTACGACTCGTACTACAATCAGTGGGGCTTCGGACCAGGAGGTGCCAGCGGCAGTAGTAGTGGTGGCTACAACTACGGCCAATGGAGCGGCTATGGCAATTACTATTGA
- the LOC119548421 gene encoding pre-mRNA-processing factor 39 isoform X2 yields the protein MASEENVVMESPGRRTRSGRKAAPPAASLPTRSTRRTSKRNAQVSDHEEEPEEQAAEVIMILDDEEPSATEEAPALEPQFEETQLQLDDDVEMLTPAETGGVDEKSSSFPFGTVAEQHSETSDDIKESRGQAGVDTLLASMAGDNANSLPSVGGNDESDNAKKADFEYNVEALQPQAEKLNSSEDSSSHHAIAEDLADEADTSNATIVNTEIISEDELPPPSKPEINDAEEVSDEELPAPQRAELPADAEVISEDELPTHNNNNTASEPKAAVKRKAEEETDKSTEDKETISAETSTKEKSEEQYNPGSPTSESNDAQPLEKKVKVDESLPKDKKKEKERDKDKDKEPEKNKEKDNEKEKERKKLPDLDKYWRAVKEDVTDFTGWTYLLQYVDSESDAEAAREAYDTFLSHYPYCYGYWRKYADYEKRKGIKANCYKVFERGLEAIPLSVDLWIHYLMHVKAHHGEDEQFIRAQYERAVVACGLEFRSDKLWDAYIRWENESKRYNRVVQIYDRLLAIPTQGYNGHFDNFQDVINQHAITSTIENEELIRLRKEFHERQQSKSSKSSSKHRRDSSSSKDKDKESKEKRESGGGGGGAASHRLQLQRRRFRSISVILAR from the exons ATGGCGTCAGAGGAAAACGTTGTTATGGAAAGTCCAG GTCGCCGCACACGTTCTGGTCGCAAGGCCGCACCACCGGCTGCATCGCTACCGACGAGAAGCACCCGACGCACATCCAAGCGGAACGCGCAG GTAAGTGACCACGAAGAGGAACCTGAAGAGCAGGCTGCTGAGGTGATCATGATTCTGGATGATGAGGAGCCCTCGGCCACCGAAGAGGCACCCGCTTTGGAGCCCCAGTTTGAGGAGACACAGCTTCAGCTGGACGACGACGTGGAGATGCTCACGCCCGCTGAAACCGGCGGCGTAGATGAAAAGAGCTCTTCCTTTCCGTTTGGCACGGTGGCGGAGCAACATTCAGAGACTAGCGATGACATCAAGGAGAGTCGCGGTCAGGCTGGCGTGGACACACTTCTGGCTTCCATGGCCGGCGACAATGCCAATAGTTTGCCCTCCGTGGGTGGAAACGATGAGAGTGACAACGCCAAGAAGGCGGACTTTGAGTACAATGTGGAGGCCCTGCAGCCTCAGGCAGAGAAACTGAATTCGTCCGAGGACTCTAGCTCACACCATGCAATAGCCGAGGATCTGGCCGATGAGGCGGACACAAGCAATGCCACCATTGTCAACACAGAGATAATCTCCGAGGATGAACTTCCTCCGCCCAGCAAGCCGGAGATCAACGATGCCGAGGAAGTGTCGGACGAAGAGCTGCCGGCCCCGCAGCGAGCTGAGTTGCCAGCGGATGCCGAGGTAATCTCCGAGGATGAGCTGCCCACCcataataacaataacacCGCCAGCGAGCCCAAGGCTGCAGTGAAACGCAAGGCGGAAGAAGAAACCGATAAGAGCACTGAAGATAAGGAAACGATCAGCGCTGAAACGAGCACAAAGGAAAAGTCTGAAGAGCAGTATAATCCGGGAAGTCCCACGTCAGAGAGCAACGATGCCCAGCCCTTGGAGAAAAAAGTCAAGGTTGATG AATCCCTACCCAAAGACAAGAAGAAGGAAAAAGAGCGCGATAAGGATAAAGATAAGGAGCCGGAGAAAAACAAAGAGAAAGATAATGAGAAGGAGAAGGAGCGCAAAAAGCTGCCGGACCTAGATAAATACTGGAGGGCAGTCAAAGAGGACGTCACCGACTTTACCGGCTGGACGTACTTACTGCAATATGTGGACAGTGAG tCTGATGCGGAGGCTGCTCGCGAGGCCTACGACACATTCCTGTCCCACTATCCCTACTGCTATGGCTACTGGCGCAAGTACGCCGACTACGAGAAGCGCAAGGGCATCAAGGCCAACTGCTACAAG GTCTTTGAGCGCGGCCTGGAGGCGATACCGCTGTCGGTGGATCTTTGGATCCACTACCTGATGCACGTAAAGGCCCATCATGGAGAGGACGAGCAGTTCATCCGTGCCCAGTACGAGCGAGCGGTGGTGGCATGTGGCCTGGAGTTCCGTTCGGACAAGCTCTGGGATGCCTACATTCGCTGGGAGAACGAGTCGAAGCGCTACAATCGCGTAGTCCAGATCTACGACAGGCTACTAGCCATACCCACCCAAGGCTATAATGGCCACTTTGACAA TTTCCAGGATGTGATCAATCAACATGCTATAACCAGCACAATTGAGAACGAGGAGCTGATCCGTCTGCGCAAAGAATTTCACGAGCGTCAGCAGAGTAAATCCTCCAAGTCTTCGTCCAAACATCGACGCGACAGTAGCAGCAGCAAGGACAAGGACAAGGAGTCCAAGGAGAAGCGCGAATctggcggcggcggtggcgggGCTG CGAGTCACCGCCTGCAGCTCCAAAGGCGGCGCTTCAGATCGATTTCAGTGATCTTAGCACGCTGA